One window from the genome of Streptomyces sp. WZ-12 encodes:
- a CDS encoding CaiB/BaiF CoA transferase family protein, with product MPQPEPQPFHRTSAPRALEGVLVADFSRVLAGPLAAATLADLGAEVIKVERPGTGDDTRSWGPPFVAGTAAYFDAANRSKRGLALDLGDPADAAAARELARRADVVIENFRPGSLAKYGLDPAATLAANPGLVHCTITGFGSGAGAALPGYDFVVQAVGGLMSITGESGGTPVKAGVALVDVLTAKDATTGILAALRHRERTGQGQAVEVNLLSSLLGSLVNQASGHLATGRDPIPMGNRHPSIAPYETLAARGGLLAVAVGNDRQFRALVGELGVPELADDVRFRRNRDRVRHRADLVEALEERLAADTPRRWTERLAAVSVPCGPVNSLSEALELAGRLGLDPVVPVGEGRIPQVASPLRLSVTPVTQPEAPPRLDEDGVALRTWLSGPNDRPLPPRV from the coding sequence GTGCCCCAGCCCGAGCCGCAGCCGTTCCACCGGACCTCCGCCCCGCGCGCCCTGGAGGGAGTGCTGGTGGCCGACTTCAGCCGCGTGCTGGCCGGTCCGCTCGCCGCGGCGACGCTCGCCGATCTCGGCGCCGAGGTGATCAAGGTCGAGCGGCCGGGCACCGGTGACGACACGCGTTCCTGGGGGCCGCCGTTCGTCGCGGGCACCGCCGCGTACTTCGACGCCGCGAACCGTTCCAAGCGCGGCCTGGCGCTCGATCTGGGCGATCCGGCGGACGCGGCCGCGGCCCGGGAGTTGGCGCGGCGGGCGGATGTGGTGATCGAGAACTTCCGGCCGGGGTCGCTCGCCAAGTACGGGCTGGATCCGGCGGCCACGTTGGCGGCGAATCCGGGGCTGGTGCACTGCACGATCACCGGGTTCGGTTCGGGTGCGGGTGCGGCGCTGCCCGGTTACGACTTCGTGGTGCAGGCGGTGGGCGGGTTGATGAGCATCACCGGGGAGTCGGGTGGGACGCCGGTGAAGGCGGGGGTGGCGCTGGTGGACGTGTTGACCGCCAAGGACGCGACGACCGGGATCCTGGCGGCGCTGCGGCACCGGGAGCGGACCGGCCAGGGGCAGGCGGTGGAGGTCAATCTGTTGTCGTCGCTGCTGGGGTCGCTGGTGAATCAGGCGTCCGGCCATCTGGCGACGGGGCGCGACCCGATCCCGATGGGCAATCGGCATCCGAGCATCGCCCCGTACGAGACGTTGGCCGCGCGGGGCGGGCTGTTGGCCGTGGCGGTGGGCAACGACCGTCAGTTCCGGGCGCTGGTGGGCGAGCTGGGGGTGCCGGAGCTGGCGGACGACGTGCGGTTCCGGCGGAATCGGGACCGGGTGCGGCACCGTGCGGATCTGGTCGAGGCGCTGGAGGAGCGGCTGGCCGCGGACACCCCGCGGCGGTGGACGGAGCGGTTGGCGGCGGTGTCGGTGCCGTGCGGGCCGGTCAACAGCCTGTCGGAGGCGCTGGAGTTGGCGGGGCGGCTGGGGCTGGATCCGGTGGTTCCGGTCGGTGAGGGGCGCATTCCCCAAGTCGCCAGCCCCTTGCGCCTGTCGGTGACTCCGGTGACCCAACCCGAGGCGCCGCCCCGCCTGGACGAGGACGGCGTGGCGCTGCGAACCTGGCTGTCGGGGCCGAATGACCGACCCCTGCCGCCGCGGGTGTGA
- a CDS encoding Yip1 family protein translates to MRRQRLWWHRLIFGLWYRPVDIFDEARDRSAWSAAVLLCLVSGGIGIVSVAPFRAQWTADRSAALQLVGMAEAGVLFASLGLGAVTHAIARTLGGNGRFAPTASMFVVVFWVTDLPRLGIAAWLPANSTFVQAATWTTWGFGYFLAVLLIRGQHHLPTHKSAAAVSVQMLAALALLKLGPVR, encoded by the coding sequence GTGCGACGGCAGCGGTTGTGGTGGCACCGGTTGATATTCGGGCTCTGGTACCGGCCGGTGGACATCTTCGACGAGGCGCGGGACCGCAGCGCGTGGAGCGCGGCGGTGTTGCTGTGCCTGGTCAGCGGCGGGATCGGGATCGTCTCGGTGGCGCCGTTCCGGGCGCAGTGGACGGCGGACCGTTCGGCGGCGCTCCAGTTGGTGGGGATGGCCGAGGCGGGGGTGCTGTTCGCCAGTTTGGGGCTGGGGGCGGTGACCCACGCGATAGCGCGGACCCTCGGGGGCAACGGGCGGTTCGCGCCGACCGCGAGCATGTTCGTGGTGGTCTTCTGGGTGACGGACCTGCCGCGGTTGGGGATCGCGGCCTGGTTGCCGGCGAATTCGACGTTCGTCCAGGCCGCGACGTGGACGACCTGGGGGTTCGGCTACTTCCTGGCGGTGTTGCTGATACGTGGTCAGCACCATCTGCCGACGCACAAGTCGGCGGCCGCGGTGTCGGTGCAGATGTTGGCGGCGTTGGCGCTGTTGAAGTTGGGGCCGGTGCGCTGA